A genome region from Hevea brasiliensis isolate MT/VB/25A 57/8 chromosome 9, ASM3005281v1, whole genome shotgun sequence includes the following:
- the LOC110655550 gene encoding pentatricopeptide repeat-containing protein At5g39680 isoform X1, translating into MLNPRKTHASLRYGPYLFKHNQSPSAPPPHPIKLLKLSADTKNLKFGKLIHAYLIITNRTTKNNALETNSLINFYAKCNELFTARKLFDGMRQRNLVSWSALMTGYLHNGFSFEVIRLLKDMVSGDAVSPNEYIFAIALASCSHSRRVEEGQQCHCYILKSGLVFHQYVRNALLHMYSKCFSFQEVMWIWNLVPGNDVFAYNSVLSGVLENGYLKEGFEVLRRMVSDRVKWDTVTYVNVFGLCACLKDLRLGLQVHGKMLMSDVECDAYVSSAMINMYGKCREALNARRVFDGLRSQNVVLWTAIIAAYFQNGCFEEALNFFSKMKLDGARPNEFTFAVTLNATAGLSAIRLGHLLHACTEKSGFKDYVTVGNALINMYAKSGNIQAANKVFSDMTLRDTITWNAMICGYSHHGLGKEALNVFQEMLVAEEYPNYVTFIGVLSACCHLGLVQEGFCYLNQMKESNIVPGLEHYTCIVGLLSKAGRLDDAQNFMRSMPVKWDVVAWRTLINACHIHRNYGLGKRIAEWVLEMDPNDVGTYMLLSNMYAKAKRWDGVVKIRKLMRDKNLKKEPGVSWIEIRNVAHVFVSEDTKHPEHNEIYEKVKELLTMIKPLGYVPDTGAVLHDVEDEQKDHYLSYHSEKLAIAYGLMKTPSKAPIIVIKNLRMCDDCHLAVKLISKVANRMIIVRDTNRFHHFQEGYCSCADYW; encoded by the coding sequence ATGCTAAACCCGCGAAAAACCCATGCGTCCCTCAGATACGGGCCGTATCTTTTCAAGCATAACCAGTCACCCTCTGCTCCTCCTCCTCACCCCATCAAGCTCTTAAAACTATCAGCTGATACTAAAAACCTCAAATTTGGTAAACTAATTCATGCCTATTTAATCATTACGAATCGAACTACCAAAAACAACGCACTTGAGACGAATTCCTTGATCAATTTTTATGCAAAATGCAATGAACTTTTTACTGCTCGCAAACTGTTCGATGGTATGCGTCAAAGAAATTTAGTGTCCTGGAGTGCTTTGATGACTGGGTATTTGCATAATGGGTTTTCATTTGAAGTTATTAGGTTGTTGAAAGATATGGTTTCTGGTGATGCTGTAAGCCCAAATGAGTACATTTTTGCTATTGCTCTGGCTTCTTGTTCTCACAGCAGAAGAGTCGAAGAAGGTCAACAATGTCATTGCTATATATTGAAGTCTGGTTTGGTGTTTCATCAATATGTAAGGAATGCTCTTTTACATATGTATTCAAAGTGTTTCAGTTTCCAAGAGGTTATGTGGATCTGGAATCTAGTGCCTGGAAATGATGTTTTTGCTTATAATTCGGTTTTGAGTGGAGTTCTGGAAAATGGTTATCTCAAGGAAGGTTTTGAGGTTTTGAGGAGGATGGTCAGTGATCGTGTGAAGTGGGACACTGTCACTTATGTTAATGTTTTTGGGCTTTGTGCCTGTCTGAAAGATTTAAGGTTGGGTTTGCAAGTGCATGGTAAgatgttgatgagtgatgttGAATGTGATGCATATGTTAGCAGTGCAATGATTAATATGTATGGGAAATGCAGGGAAGCTTTAAATGCTAGAAGAGTTTTTGATGGGTTGCGAAGTCAAAATGTGGTGTTGTGGACAGCGATTATTGCTGCTTATTTCCAAAATGGGTGCTTTGAGGAAGCattgaattttttttcaaaaatgaaACTTGATGGCGCAAGACCAAACGAGTTTACCTTTGCTGTCACACTGAATGCCACTGCGGGTTTGTCTGCTATAAGACTTGGGCATTTGTTACATGCATGCACTGAGAAATCAGGTTTTAAGGATTATGTTACTGTTGGAAATGCTTTGATCAATATGTATGCAAAGAGTGGCAACATACAAGCAGCAAACAAGGTATTTTCGGACATGACACTTCGAGACACTATTACTTGGAATGCAATGATATGCGGCTACTCACATCACGGGCTAGGTAAGGAAGCTCTTAATGTTTTTCAAGAAATGTTAGTTGCAGAAGAGTATCCTAACTATGTGACTTTCATAGGGGTTCTCTCTGCTTGCTGTCATCTAGGTTTGGTGCAGGAAGGTTTCTGCTATCTGAACCAAATGAAAGAGAGTAATATTGTGCCTGGTTTGGAGCATTATACTTGTATTGTTGGCCTTCTGAGCAAGGCTGGAAGACTTGATGATGCTCAGAACTTTATGAGGTCTATGCCTGTAAAGTGGGATGTTGTTGCCTGGCGTACTTTAATAAATGCTTGTCATATACATCGAAACTATGGTTTAGGAAAGCGAATTGCAGAATGGGTCTTAGAGATGGATCCGAATGATGTGGGCACCTATATGCTACTATCTAATATGTACGCCAAGGCAAAGAGGTGGGATGGAGTAGTCAAAATTAGGAAGCTAATGAGGGACAAAAACTTGAAGAAAGAACCTGGGGTGAGCTGGATAGAGATAAGAAATGTCGCTCATGTTTTTGTTTCAGAAGACACTAAACATCCAGAGCACAATGAGATTTATGAAAAGGTAAAGGAACTATTGACTATGATTAAGCCACTGGGTTATGTTCCGGATACTGGTGCAGTGCTGCATGATGTAGAGGATGAGCAGAAGGATCATTATCTTAGTTATCACAGTGAGAAGTTGGCCATAGCATATGGTCTTATGAAAACACCTTCAAAAGCACCAATTATTGTAATAAAGAACCTTAGAATGTGTGACGATTGCCACTTGGCTGTGAAACTTATTTCAAAGGTTGCAAATAGGATGATAATTGTTAGGGATACCAATCGTTTCCATCATTTTCAAGAAGGGTATTGTTCTTGTGCAGATTACTGGTGA
- the LOC110655550 gene encoding pentatricopeptide repeat-containing protein At5g39680 isoform X2, producing MLNPRKTHASLRYGPYLFKHNQSPSAPPPHPIKLLKLSADTKNLKFGKLIHAYLIITNRTTKNNALETNSLINFYAKCNELFTARKLFDGMRQRNLVSWSALMTGYLHNGFSFEVIRLLKDMVSGDAVSPNEYIFAIALASCSHSRRVEEGQQCHCYILKSGLVFHQYVRNALLHMYSKCFSFQEVMWIWNLVPGNDVFAYNSVLSGVLENGYLKEGFEVLRRMVSDRVKWDTVTYVNVFGLCACLKDLRLGLQVHGKMLMSDVECDAYVSSAMINMYGKCREALNARRVFDGLRSQNVVLWTAIIAAYFQNGCFEEALNFFSKMKLDGARPNEFTFAVTLNATAGLSAIRLGHLLHACTEKSGFKDYVTVGNALINMYAKSGNIQAANKVFSDMTLRDTITWNAMICGYSHHGLGVLSACCHLGLVQEGFCYLNQMKESNIVPGLEHYTCIVGLLSKAGRLDDAQNFMRSMPVKWDVVAWRTLINACHIHRNYGLGKRIAEWVLEMDPNDVGTYMLLSNMYAKAKRWDGVVKIRKLMRDKNLKKEPGVSWIEIRNVAHVFVSEDTKHPEHNEIYEKVKELLTMIKPLGYVPDTGAVLHDVEDEQKDHYLSYHSEKLAIAYGLMKTPSKAPIIVIKNLRMCDDCHLAVKLISKVANRMIIVRDTNRFHHFQEGYCSCADYW from the exons ATGCTAAACCCGCGAAAAACCCATGCGTCCCTCAGATACGGGCCGTATCTTTTCAAGCATAACCAGTCACCCTCTGCTCCTCCTCCTCACCCCATCAAGCTCTTAAAACTATCAGCTGATACTAAAAACCTCAAATTTGGTAAACTAATTCATGCCTATTTAATCATTACGAATCGAACTACCAAAAACAACGCACTTGAGACGAATTCCTTGATCAATTTTTATGCAAAATGCAATGAACTTTTTACTGCTCGCAAACTGTTCGATGGTATGCGTCAAAGAAATTTAGTGTCCTGGAGTGCTTTGATGACTGGGTATTTGCATAATGGGTTTTCATTTGAAGTTATTAGGTTGTTGAAAGATATGGTTTCTGGTGATGCTGTAAGCCCAAATGAGTACATTTTTGCTATTGCTCTGGCTTCTTGTTCTCACAGCAGAAGAGTCGAAGAAGGTCAACAATGTCATTGCTATATATTGAAGTCTGGTTTGGTGTTTCATCAATATGTAAGGAATGCTCTTTTACATATGTATTCAAAGTGTTTCAGTTTCCAAGAGGTTATGTGGATCTGGAATCTAGTGCCTGGAAATGATGTTTTTGCTTATAATTCGGTTTTGAGTGGAGTTCTGGAAAATGGTTATCTCAAGGAAGGTTTTGAGGTTTTGAGGAGGATGGTCAGTGATCGTGTGAAGTGGGACACTGTCACTTATGTTAATGTTTTTGGGCTTTGTGCCTGTCTGAAAGATTTAAGGTTGGGTTTGCAAGTGCATGGTAAgatgttgatgagtgatgttGAATGTGATGCATATGTTAGCAGTGCAATGATTAATATGTATGGGAAATGCAGGGAAGCTTTAAATGCTAGAAGAGTTTTTGATGGGTTGCGAAGTCAAAATGTGGTGTTGTGGACAGCGATTATTGCTGCTTATTTCCAAAATGGGTGCTTTGAGGAAGCattgaattttttttcaaaaatgaaACTTGATGGCGCAAGACCAAACGAGTTTACCTTTGCTGTCACACTGAATGCCACTGCGGGTTTGTCTGCTATAAGACTTGGGCATTTGTTACATGCATGCACTGAGAAATCAGGTTTTAAGGATTATGTTACTGTTGGAAATGCTTTGATCAATATGTATGCAAAGAGTGGCAACATACAAGCAGCAAACAAGGTATTTTCGGACATGACACTTCGAGACACTATTACTTGGAATGCAATGATATGCGGCTACTCACATCACGGGCTAG GGGTTCTCTCTGCTTGCTGTCATCTAGGTTTGGTGCAGGAAGGTTTCTGCTATCTGAACCAAATGAAAGAGAGTAATATTGTGCCTGGTTTGGAGCATTATACTTGTATTGTTGGCCTTCTGAGCAAGGCTGGAAGACTTGATGATGCTCAGAACTTTATGAGGTCTATGCCTGTAAAGTGGGATGTTGTTGCCTGGCGTACTTTAATAAATGCTTGTCATATACATCGAAACTATGGTTTAGGAAAGCGAATTGCAGAATGGGTCTTAGAGATGGATCCGAATGATGTGGGCACCTATATGCTACTATCTAATATGTACGCCAAGGCAAAGAGGTGGGATGGAGTAGTCAAAATTAGGAAGCTAATGAGGGACAAAAACTTGAAGAAAGAACCTGGGGTGAGCTGGATAGAGATAAGAAATGTCGCTCATGTTTTTGTTTCAGAAGACACTAAACATCCAGAGCACAATGAGATTTATGAAAAGGTAAAGGAACTATTGACTATGATTAAGCCACTGGGTTATGTTCCGGATACTGGTGCAGTGCTGCATGATGTAGAGGATGAGCAGAAGGATCATTATCTTAGTTATCACAGTGAGAAGTTGGCCATAGCATATGGTCTTATGAAAACACCTTCAAAAGCACCAATTATTGTAATAAAGAACCTTAGAATGTGTGACGATTGCCACTTGGCTGTGAAACTTATTTCAAAGGTTGCAAATAGGATGATAATTGTTAGGGATACCAATCGTTTCCATCATTTTCAAGAAGGGTATTGTTCTTGTGCAGATTACTGGTGA
- the LOC110655551 gene encoding probable calcium-binding protein CML46 codes for MSQDQSDCFANMQETSYNDLSFTLIDILLCGESFNLFSDLQKSLSRFWFSLRSKISFNNSKVWEENKNKDSESSNQQRFLNNKRDDWNLCREEVEMVMGQLGLFCSLESEELKESMGSDDLSQLFDEKEPSLEEVKEAFDVFDENRDGFIDAEELQRVLQKLGLKEGFTLDNCRKMISACDENRDGRIDFTEFVKFMEHIFS; via the coding sequence ATGTCTCAAGATCAATCAGATTGCTTCGCTAACATGCAAGAAACATCATATAACGATCTATCCTTTACATTGATTGACATTTTATTGTGTGGAGAGTCTTTCAATTTGTTCAGTGATTTGCAGAAATCACTTTCAAGATTTTGGTTCTCTCTCCGATCCAAAATTAGTTTCAATAACTCAAAGGTATGGGAGGAGAACAAGAACAAAGATTCTGAGTCATCCAACCAGCAGCGTTTCTTAAACAACAAGAGAGATGATTGGAACCTCTGCAGAGAAGAGGTGGAGATGGTAATGGGGCAATTGGGACTTTTTTGCAGCTTAGAAAGTGAGGAGCTTAAGGAGTCAATGGGTTCTGATGACCTTTCGCAGCTGTTTGATGAGAAGGAGCCAAGCTTAGAGGAAGTGAAGGAAGCTTTTGATGTTTTTGATGAGAACAGAGATGGGTTTATTGATGCAGAAGAGTTGCAGAGAGTACTCCAAAAATTGGGATTAAAGGAAGGATTTACGCTGGATAACTGTAGAAAAATGATCAGTGCCTGTGATGAAAACAGAGACGGAAGAATAGACTTCACTGAATTTGTGAAATTCATGGAGCACATTTTTTCTTGA
- the LOC110655552 gene encoding cyclic dof factor 2, with protein MSEPKDPAIKLFGKTIPLPDIYQGGTSTTTVTCCGVGGIVVVDVDSQDQDQDSSLEESNTKGDVEERESDKDAVGERTTESKWENEAQTVTSDGSSNPDTTSGMSENHKTPSAEKENAALKTSKTEEEQSDTSNSQEKSPKKPDKILPCPRCNSMDTKFCYYNNYNVNQPRHFCKNCQRYWTAGGTMRNVPVGAGRRKNKNSASHYRHMTVSEALQNVRTDIPNGMHHPALKTNGTVLTFGADTPLHESIASVLNLADKTVHCTRNGFHKPEALGIPGSYGGVGNGENCSNRSSVLASNSKDEASKSGSQESVLKNCQGFPPQIPCFPGTPWPYPWNSAQWSSPVPPPAFCPPGFPMPFYPTAAYWGCTVPGTWNMPWIPHPSPPNQTALSSGPNSPTLGKHSRDENMQKTNNSGEEPVKESNAERCLWIPKTLRIDDPGEAAKSSIWTTLGIKNDRADSIGGRGLFKAFESKSNEKNHTTETSPVLQANPAALSRSLKFQESS; from the exons ATGTCGGAGCCAAAAGACCCGGCAATCAAGCTATTTGGGAAGACGATTCCTTTGCCGGATATCTATCAGGGAGGTACTAGTACTACTACTGTTACTTGTTGTGGTGTTGGTGGCATCGTTGTTGTTGATGTTGATAGTCAAGATCAAGATCAGGACTCTTCTCTTGAAGAGAGCAATACCAAGGGAGATGTGGAAGAGAGAGAAAGTGATAAG GATGCAGTGGGAGAAAGAACAACGGAGAGTAAATGGGAAAATGAAGCCCAAACTGTTACTTCCGATGGGTCATCAAATCCTGATACAACCTCTGGGATGAGTGAGAACCATAAGACTCCTTCTGCTGAGAAAGAGAATGCTGCATTAAAAACTTCAAAGACAGAGGAAGAGCAGAGTGATACAAGTAATTCACAAGAAAAGAGTCCCAAAAAACCTGACAAAATCCTTCCATGCCCTCGCTGTAATAGTATGGACACCAAGTTCTGTTACTACAATAATTACAATGTGAATCAACCCCGGCACTTCTGCAAGAATTGCCAGAGATATTGGACAGCTGGGGGGACTATGAGGAATGTGCCTGTTGGTGCTGGTCGTCGTAAAAACAAGAACTCAGCTTCTCATTACCGTCACATGACTGTCTCTGAAGCACTTCAGAATGTTCGAACTGATATTCCAAATGGCATGCACCATCCTGCGTTGAAAACTAATGGGACAGTCCTCACCTTTGGCGCAGATACTCCACTTCATGAATCAATAGCTTCTGTGTTGAATCTTGCTGATAAAACAGTGCATTGCACAAGAAATGGGTTTCACAAACCTGAAGCATTAGGGATTCCAGGTTCTTATGGAGGTGTGGGAAATGGGGAGAACTGTTCTAATAGATCTTCAGTCTTGGCATCAAATTCAAAGGATGAGGCAAGCAAAAGTGGGTCACAAGAGTCAGTGCTGAAAAATTGTCAGGGCTTTCCACCTCAGATACCATGTTTTCCTGGCACTCCCTGGCCTTATCCCTGGAATTCAGCTCAGTGGAGCTCTCCAGTACCTCCCCCTGCCTTTTGCCCTCCAggatttcccatgccattctatccTACAGCAGCTTATTGGGGTTGCACTGTACCAGGCACTTGGAACATGCCTTGGATTCCTCATCCATCTCCCCCAAACCAAACTGCCCTCAGCTCTGGCCCTAATTCTCCAACCTTGGGAAAACATTCAAGGGATGAGAACATGCAGAAAACAAACAACTCTGGAGAAGAACCAGTTAAAGAAAGTAATGCTGAAAGATGCCTTTGGATTCCCaaaacattgaggattgatgacccTGGAGAAGCTGCAAAAAGTTCCATATGGACCACACTTGGGATTAAGAATGACAGGGCGGATTCAATTGGTGGGCGAGGACTATTTAAGGCATTTGAATCAAAAAGCAATGAAAAGAATCACACAACGGAAACCTCCCCTGTATTACAggccaatcctgcagcattgtctcgGTCACTCAAATTCCAAGAGAGCTCATAA
- the LOC110655553 gene encoding uncharacterized protein At5g19025, which translates to MVYFHSSISVCNSVDQSTAVMANSVNSNELHPKSRHNNLVHKNRKTNNHSNCASIPVCDRSRSAVIDVVILIAVIGACGFLLFPYVKFVTLYSIEFVGTVHYVVKDEVTRNPMIYASIGFSTFCAAIAAWIILICTTRKCGNPNCKGLRKAAEFDIQLETEECVKNSNGTLVKDGVKRGLFELPRDHHRELEAELKKMAPPNGRAVLVFRSRCGCSVGRLEVPGPKKQKKIKK; encoded by the coding sequence ATGGTCTATTTCCATAGCTCAATCTCGGTCTGCAACTCCGTCGACCAATCAACAGCAGTCATGGCAAATTCTGTGAATTCCAATGAGTTGCATCCAAAATCAAGACACAATAATCTTGTGCACAAGAATAGAAAGACAAATAATCATTCAAATTGTGCTAGTATACCTGTCTGTGATCGATCTCGATCAGCTGTTATTGATGTTGTGATCTTGATTGCTGTTATTGGTGCTTGTGGGTTCTTGTTATTTCCTTATGTCAAGTTTGTAACCCTTTATTCGATTGAATTTGTTGGTACCGTTCATTATGTGGTCAAAGATGAGGTTACGAGAAATCCAATGATATATGCTTCTATAGGGTTTAGTACTTTTTGTGCTGCAATAGCTGCTTGGATAATACTTATATGCACAACTAGGAAATGTGGGAATCCAAATTGTAAGGGCCTAAGGAAGGCAGCTGAATTTGATATTCAGCTGGAGACAGAGGAGTGTGTGAAGAACTCAAATGGTACTTTGGTGAAAGATGGGGTGAAAAGGGGTCTATTTGAATTGCCTCGCGATCACCACCGTGAATTGGAGGCTGAACTGAAGAAGATGGCACCACCAAATGGAAGAGCCGTTCTGGTGTTTCGATCAAGGTGTGGATGTTCTGTTGGAAGATTGGAAGTACCGGGACCAAAGAAGCAAAAGAAGATCAAGAAGTAG
- the LOC110655508 gene encoding E3 ubiquitin-protein ligase MPSR1 — MNQTSIEENFDRDRHMGLFFFGLQVAEQRQSLSETNPEVVVLNSVIRSLSFIPIPPGGSQKSGILPASKASIDAMPRITVTDDCVKDCAICLDEMRVGSEMREMPCKHGFHSGCIEKWLGLHGSCPLCRFIMPVEDGGSDSDGDGSEEGRRQRRRVISYNIVILGGGWGSSDTDQN; from the coding sequence ATGAACCAAACAAGCATAGAGGAAAATTTTGACAGAGATCGCCATATGGGGTTGTTTTTCTTTGGTCTGCAAGTGGCGGAGCAACGTCAATCGCTATCGGAAACAAACCCAGAAGTCGTTGTCCTTAACTCCGTCATCCGATCCCTCTCTTTCATCCCGATCCCCCCCGGCGGCTCCCAAAAATCTGGAATTTTGCCTGCGTCGAAGGCTTCCATTGATGCCATGCCCAGAATAACAGTAACTGATGATTGCGTCAAGGACTGTGCTATTTGTTTAGACGAAATGCGTGTTGGCAGCGAGATGCGAGAGATGCCGTGTAAGCATGGTTTTCACTCCGGTTGTATTGAGAAGTGGCTTGGGTTGCATGGGTCGTGTCCGCTTTGTCGTTTCATTATGCCGGTGGAAGATGGCGGTAGTGACAGTGACGGCGATGGAAGTGAAGAAGGGCGGCGCCAGAGGAGGAGGGTTATTTCTTACAATATCGTCATTCTAGGTGGTGGGTGGGGATCATCGGATACGGATCAGAATTAG